One window of Deltaproteobacteria bacterium genomic DNA carries:
- a CDS encoding LLM class F420-dependent oxidoreductase, giving the protein MVDFGIVTIPTHYTLQPAELGVWAEAHGFESLWFGEHSHIPTSRKSPFPMGGELPEFYKQFFDPFIGLSAVAAVTTKLKVGTSVCLVPEHNTINLAKMVACLDRVANGRFLFGIGAGWNAEEMADHGVEFKDRWKVTRERILAMKEIWTKEVAEYHGRFVDFAPLWCWPKPVQAGGPPILMGAWSKWAPQRIVEYCDGWVPVDARVDLAGGIEAIRAEAVRRGQARERFDLSVLTGEEMAPRGIETRIGELMKLGFNRILFMIPSASPDKQRPVLDRYAALIRKFA; this is encoded by the coding sequence ATGGTCGACTTTGGGATCGTTACAATTCCGACCCATTATACCCTGCAACCGGCGGAGCTGGGGGTGTGGGCAGAAGCCCACGGCTTCGAATCGCTGTGGTTCGGGGAACACTCGCATATTCCGACCAGCCGCAAGAGTCCATTTCCCATGGGCGGCGAACTTCCCGAGTTTTATAAGCAATTCTTCGATCCGTTTATTGGCCTCTCAGCCGTGGCCGCAGTCACGACGAAGCTCAAAGTGGGCACGTCGGTCTGCCTAGTGCCCGAACACAATACGATCAATCTGGCCAAGATGGTCGCGTGTCTCGATCGGGTGGCGAACGGGAGATTCCTGTTTGGCATCGGTGCCGGATGGAACGCTGAAGAAATGGCCGATCACGGCGTGGAGTTCAAGGATCGGTGGAAAGTCACGCGCGAGCGCATCCTGGCGATGAAAGAGATCTGGACGAAAGAGGTCGCGGAGTATCACGGCAGGTTCGTGGATTTCGCTCCCTTGTGGTGCTGGCCCAAGCCCGTGCAAGCCGGCGGCCCGCCCATCCTCATGGGAGCGTGGTCGAAGTGGGCGCCGCAGCGGATCGTTGAGTATTGCGACGGTTGGGTTCCCGTAGACGCGAGGGTCGACCTGGCGGGCGGGATCGAAGCCATCCGGGCTGAGGCTGTGCGGCGCGGGCAAGCTAGAGAACGATTCGATCTGAGCGTCCTGACGGGGGAGGAGATGGCTCCGCGCGGGATCGAGACCCGGATTGGAGAGCTGATGAAGTTGGGCTTTAATCGCATCTTATTCATGATTCCATCGGCGAGTCCCGACAAACAACGGCCCGTACTCGACCGCTATGCGGCGTTGATCCGTAAATTCGCCTAG
- a CDS encoding LLM class flavin-dependent oxidoreductase — protein MRVGATIFNQNYNDWDRYEAEEQGKSVPKRAARSDREIFNEEIDIARIADDAGFDSVWTIEHHFTPYTMVTNPLQYLTYIAGITKRVDLGTMVVVLPWHNPVRVAEDVNMLDSFLGPGREIICGVGRGLGRREYGGMGVDQNEARGRFDESLQVIRQLLATGQCDFAGEFYNIQGLHLRPQPDHDLSANLWCAGGTPQTVEVIAKHGVPPLTIPTTSLELALSNMRQYAELRHKAGYGPSHTKLALWTYVAETESEAEAGAQQYMQEYADSALRHYELLGTHLQSTKGYKEYGDLQNALRKDASPFRQAFYRSHPWGTPEQVIKRVTDLATAFGTDEIMFVFKYGSMPMAATEKSMRLFAKEVMPALEELRPEPLTV, from the coding sequence ATGCGTGTCGGAGCAACCATCTTTAATCAGAACTACAACGACTGGGACCGCTACGAAGCGGAGGAACAGGGCAAATCCGTGCCCAAGCGCGCGGCCCGGTCGGATCGCGAAATCTTCAACGAAGAAATCGACATCGCCCGCATCGCCGACGATGCCGGATTCGATTCGGTTTGGACCATCGAACACCATTTCACCCCGTACACGATGGTGACCAATCCGCTGCAGTATCTCACCTATATCGCCGGGATCACCAAACGCGTTGATCTCGGCACGATGGTAGTGGTGCTGCCCTGGCACAATCCGGTGCGGGTTGCCGAAGACGTCAACATGCTGGACTCGTTTCTGGGCCCTGGCCGTGAGATCATCTGCGGGGTTGGCCGCGGGCTCGGCCGCCGTGAATACGGGGGCATGGGCGTCGATCAGAACGAAGCCAGAGGACGATTCGACGAGTCACTGCAGGTGATCAGGCAATTGTTGGCCACGGGTCAGTGCGATTTCGCGGGCGAATTCTACAACATCCAAGGCCTCCATCTGCGGCCGCAACCAGACCACGACCTGAGTGCGAACTTGTGGTGCGCGGGTGGCACCCCGCAGACCGTAGAGGTCATTGCCAAGCATGGCGTGCCGCCACTGACGATTCCCACCACCAGTCTGGAGTTGGCGTTGTCGAACATGCGCCAGTACGCGGAGCTGCGCCATAAGGCCGGCTATGGACCGAGTCACACGAAACTCGCACTGTGGACGTATGTTGCCGAGACGGAGAGCGAGGCTGAGGCCGGAGCGCAACAATATATGCAAGAGTATGCCGATTCGGCGTTGCGGCACTACGAGCTCTTGGGCACCCATCTGCAGAGCACCAAAGGCTACAAGGAGTATGGCGATCTGCAGAACGCGTTGCGTAAAGATGCTTCTCCCTTCCGGCAAGCCTTTTACCGGAGCCATCCGTGGGGGACGCCGGAGCAGGTGATCAAGCGCGTGACGGATCTTGCCACTGCCTTCGGCACGGACGAGATCATGTTCGTCTTCAAGTATGGCTCAATGCCGATGGCTGCCACGGAAAAAAGCATGCGGCTCTTTGCCAAGGAAGTGATGCCAGCATTGGAAGAGCTGCGCCCTGAGCCTTTGACTGTGTAG
- a CDS encoding enoyl-CoA hydratase/isomerase family protein — MARFEEYANKFKSIQLERRDGILQLRLQTDGGTLRWGKEPHDELGQCYYDIGSDPENRVVIVTGTGESFVAHYARGQQWTFNTPRAWDKVFWDGRKLVMNMLDIEVPMIAAVNGPTTIHAELAVLCDIVIASDTATFQDNPHFINGLVPGDGVQVIWPLLLGPNRGRYFLLTGQTLSAQEALTLGVVNEVVPREQVLDRAWEIARQIVKQPPLTVRYARVALTQQLKRLMLDNLGYGLALEGLAVQDSWAGSKKN, encoded by the coding sequence ATGGCTCGCTTTGAAGAATACGCAAACAAGTTTAAGTCCATTCAGCTGGAACGGCGCGACGGCATTTTGCAGCTGCGCTTGCAGACGGACGGTGGAACGCTGCGGTGGGGGAAAGAGCCACACGACGAACTAGGCCAATGTTACTACGACATCGGCAGCGATCCGGAGAACCGTGTGGTGATCGTCACGGGAACCGGAGAATCTTTCGTTGCCCACTATGCCCGCGGTCAGCAGTGGACCTTCAATACTCCTCGGGCGTGGGACAAAGTATTCTGGGATGGCAGGAAGCTGGTCATGAACATGCTCGACATTGAAGTCCCGATGATTGCCGCCGTCAATGGTCCAACCACGATTCACGCGGAGCTCGCCGTCCTCTGCGACATCGTCATTGCGTCGGATACAGCTACTTTCCAGGACAATCCCCATTTCATCAATGGCCTCGTGCCGGGCGACGGCGTGCAGGTAATTTGGCCCTTGTTGTTAGGGCCGAACCGGGGGCGGTATTTTCTGCTCACGGGGCAGACACTCTCAGCGCAAGAGGCGCTCACGCTGGGCGTTGTCAACGAAGTCGTGCCGCGCGAGCAGGTGCTAGATCGGGCCTGGGAGATCGCGCGCCAGATCGTCAAACAGCCGCCCCTCACCGTGCGCTATGCGCGGGTCGCACTCACACAACAGCTCAAACGACTGATGCTGGACAATCTGGGCTATGGGCTTGCCTTGGAGGGATTAGCGGTGCAGGACAGTTGGGCCGGGAGCAAAAAGAACTAA
- a CDS encoding TetR/AcrR family transcriptional regulator, which yields MTRTHSMPSRGSSTRRRRAPALDKAERRALLLRCAMRVFARRGLGAARHAEIARTARVSVPTVFVYFPTRKALVSAVLEEVARFFTEMAVTVHSKRGPAPELILEHMRAFADAVDAHPDHTRVLLEWSTALRDEVWPLFLRFQEQIIATLARTIRRWRLETASERDLEAEDDARVIAATGYVLVQMKVAQLPNARIERFLHTLVRDTLGEAKASPVNEAHISEFNVAVG from the coding sequence ATGACACGCACTCACTCCATGCCTAGTCGTGGTTCTTCCACGCGTCGTCGCCGCGCCCCCGCGCTGGACAAAGCGGAACGACGGGCGTTGCTGCTGCGATGTGCGATGCGAGTGTTCGCACGTCGCGGGCTTGGCGCGGCTCGGCATGCCGAAATCGCGCGCACCGCCAGAGTGTCGGTGCCGACCGTCTTCGTGTATTTCCCCACCCGCAAGGCCTTGGTGAGCGCCGTCCTGGAGGAGGTGGCGCGGTTCTTTACCGAGATGGCCGTAACGGTCCACAGCAAACGCGGGCCCGCGCCGGAGCTCATTCTGGAGCATATGCGCGCCTTTGCGGATGCGGTCGACGCGCATCCTGACCATACGCGCGTCCTGCTCGAATGGAGTACCGCGCTGCGTGACGAGGTGTGGCCGTTGTTTCTGCGATTCCAAGAGCAGATCATTGCCACGCTCGCGCGCACGATTCGGCGCTGGCGGCTCGAAACCGCGAGTGAGCGGGACCTCGAGGCCGAGGATGACGCTCGGGTGATTGCGGCGACGGGGTACGTGCTGGTCCAGATGAAAGTGGCGCAGCTGCCCAATGCGCGGATCGAACGCTTCCTGCACACGCTGGTGCGGGACACGCTGGGCGAAGCGAAAGCGAGTCCGGTGAATGAGGCGCATATATCGGAATTCAACGTGGCGGTTGGATAG
- a CDS encoding TIGR03619 family F420-dependent LLM class oxidoreductase: MKIGLMHLTPYSKADPAIVAKRAEDLGFESYWVGDHTIIPETSSVQYPGAREGTVAPDFLWQLPDPLLALARAGATTNRIKLGTGVCLIPERNPILTAKQVATLDDSCGGRFLLGIGAGWNPEESTILGGDFEHRWSQVKDYIAAMKVLWTEDISEYHGRYVDFPPVRCFPKPKSKPHPPILLGSVNNPRALRRVAEWGDGWIPVVRSVDVFAEGVKRIKAIAADIGRDPKAFDFTAFGAQHQWRSAKEIRDFEQAGAHRVVLWLNGQDLDSILPEMEELARTVLS; encoded by the coding sequence ATGAAGATCGGATTGATGCATCTGACTCCGTATAGCAAAGCAGACCCCGCGATCGTGGCCAAACGAGCGGAGGACCTCGGCTTCGAGTCCTACTGGGTTGGTGACCATACGATCATCCCAGAGACCTCCAGCGTCCAATATCCCGGCGCCAGAGAGGGTACCGTTGCGCCCGACTTTCTCTGGCAGCTCCCCGATCCGCTGCTAGCACTGGCGCGCGCGGGCGCGACCACCAACCGCATCAAGCTGGGCACAGGGGTGTGCCTGATTCCGGAACGCAATCCGATCCTCACGGCTAAGCAGGTGGCCACGCTCGACGACAGCTGCGGGGGCCGCTTCCTCTTGGGCATCGGCGCGGGATGGAACCCCGAGGAATCGACCATTCTGGGCGGCGACTTCGAGCATCGCTGGAGCCAGGTAAAAGACTATATCGCCGCGATGAAGGTGCTCTGGACGGAGGATATTTCGGAGTATCACGGCCGCTACGTCGACTTTCCTCCGGTGCGGTGCTTCCCGAAGCCCAAGAGCAAACCTCATCCGCCGATCCTCCTCGGCAGCGTCAACAACCCACGCGCCCTCAGGCGCGTGGCGGAATGGGGTGATGGATGGATCCCGGTGGTGCGGAGCGTCGATGTATTTGCGGAGGGCGTGAAGCGCATCAAGGCGATCGCGGCGGACATCGGGCGAGACCCGAAGGCTTTCGACTTCACTGCATTTGGGGCGCAGCACCAATGGCGGTCGGCCAAAGAAATCCGGGACTTCGAGCAAGCGGGAGCACACCGGGTCGTTCTCTGGCTGAACGGTCAGGACTTGGACAGTATCCTGCCCGAAATGGAGGAACTGGCCCGCACCGTTCTTTCGTAG